In Apis mellifera strain DH4 linkage group LG3, Amel_HAv3.1, whole genome shotgun sequence, one DNA window encodes the following:
- the LOC551715 gene encoding endonuclease G, mitochondrial, translated as MKPIIRIIIKLSTATTIGFSGWYLGKYSEQKRHLNTEIRDSGNIFSNVNIKEMPGLPLFGTVSAAVPTEFNTEMGSKLSSTATRISEIMKYGFPGLDHVRSYEDFVLSYDRRNRVAHWVFEHLNKEKLQANQEISRSKCEFKSDPSIHPFFRAENNDYKGSGYDRGHLAAAGNHKCAQKHINETFFLSNISPQVGVGFNRDSWNRLEKYVRHLTKIYKDVYVCTGPLYLPKIEANGKKYVRYEVIGTNHVAVPTHFYKIVVGETHDSKLEMEAFVMPNTPIDDNTPLTNFQVPPESIERAAGLLFFDKISRDKLNKINGKKV; from the exons atgaaaccaataatacgaattattataaaattaagtacTGCAACAACTATAGGTTTTAGTGGTTGGTATCTGGGAAAGTATTCGGAACAAAAACGACATTTGAATACAGAAATAAGAGAcagtggaaatattttttcgaatgtaAACATCAAAGAAATGCCTGGTTTGCCTTTATTTGGAACTGTTTCGGCAGCAGTTCCTACAGAATTTAATACAGAAATGGgttcaaaattatcatcaaCAGCTACTAGAATATCTGAA attatgaaATACGGTTTTCCTGGATTAGATCATGTTAGGTCTTATGAAGATTTTGTCCTTTCTTATGACAGAAGAAATAGAGTAGCACATTGGGTTTttgaacatttaaataaagaaaaattacaagctAATCAGGAAATATCACGTAGTAAGTGTGAATTCAAATCAGATCCAAGTATACATCCTTTTTTtag agcagaaaataatgattacaAAGGCAGTGGATATGATCGTGGACATTTAGCAGCAGCTGGAAATCATAAATGTGCTCAAAAACAcataaatgaaacattttttctctcaaatATTTCACCACAAGTAGGTGTAGGTTTTAATAGGGATTCTTGGAatagattagaaaaatatgttagacatttaactaaaatttataaggATGTATATGTATGCACAGGTCCTTTGTATTTGCCAAA aatAGAGgctaatggaaaaaaatatgttcgaTATGAAGTTATTGGTACAAATCATGTAGCAGTACCTActcatttctataaaatagttGTTGGTGAAACACACGATTCAAAATTAGAAATGGAAGCATTTGTAATGCCAAATACTCCTATAGATGATAATACAcctttaacaaattttcaa GTGCCACCAGAAAGTATAGAACGTGCTGCTGggcttttattttttgataaaatctcacgtgataaattaaataaaataaatgggaaaaaagtatga
- the LOC725700 gene encoding vacuolar protein sorting-associated protein 29, translated as MLVLVLGDLHIPHRCSSLPSKFKKLLVPGRIQHILCTGNLCTKESYDYLKTLASDVHVVRGDFDENLNYPEQKVVTVGQFRIGLSHGHQVVPWGDPESLALIQRQLDVDILISGHTHKFEAYEHENKFYINPGSATGAYNPLDTSVIPSFVLMDIQSSTVVTYVYQLVGDEVKVERIEYKKN; from the exons atg cttGTTTTAGTATTGGGAGATTTACACATTCCACACAGATGTAGTAGTCTTCCaagtaaatttaagaaattattggtACCTGGTAGAATACAACATATTCTATGTACAGGTAATCTTTGTACAAAAGAATCATACgattatttgaaaacattAGCCAGTGATGTACATGTTGTTAGAGGAGATTTTGATGAg aatttaaattatccagAACAAAAAGTTGTCACTGTTGGTCAATTTAGAATAGGTTTATCACATGGACATCAAGTAGTACCCTGGGGTGATCCAGAATCATTAGCTTTAATTCAAAGACAATTAGAtgttgatattttgatatcaGGTCACACACATAAATTTGAAGCATATGAacatgaaaacaaattttatattaatcctgGTTCAGCAACCGGAGCATATAATCCTCTTGACAC atcagTTATCCCTTCTTTTGTTCTTATGGATATTCAAAGTTCGACAGTTGTAACTTATGTTTATCAACTTGTTGGTGATGAAGTAAAAGTTGAAAGAATagaatacaagaaaaattaa
- the LOC100576872 gene encoding cell cycle checkpoint control protein RAD9A has translation MKCVIPGANVKILAKAIHALSKIGEEMYIEPQENVLSFRTVNMANSAYADFTFFQCYFSYYVYGDLQENDALKCKISMRSAMTVFKASNVIDKQVETCHIRLEPNASEILFILKYKNSITKTHLLPILDCEILQTIYNKDCASIKLSSQPRVLGDAIQNFHQHLIEITLEVSTQKLLLRNYVDDSSGLSNTTRTQVALGKGEFDQYDIGSETSITFCMKEFKSILTFAEIANIPIIIYFEGAGRPVIFVLKNQSFEVNLVLSTLNSDADSQTETTINKQEEKLMRKRTINKRVSKKNNNKSNRIKNKSIKSDNMLGNITLRKPHSCFMEEKKEQNNSKEQLNLPETTTKDNQNVNKVNTLPIEQNIQEKFQNNSSYSCDIITKFNKTSISEKKLINSEFTITKRKSRNDEIDKQDNSHHDNIIAIENEIPNSPPPPTKKARLILQKCFQTTFDPRTLPGYDIVLAKDSDEDCSE, from the exons atgAAGTGTGTTATACCAGGAGCAAATGTAAAAA tTTTAGCAAAAGCTATACATGCATTATCaaaaattggagaagaaaTGTACATAGAACCAcaagaaaatgttttatcaTTCCGCACTGTTAATATGGCAAATTCTGCATATGCAGATTTTACgttttttcaatgttatttttcatattatgtttatggtgatttacaagaaaatgatgcattgaaatgtaaaatttcaatgagg AGTGCGATGACTGTATTTAAGGCTTCGAATGTAATTGACAAACAGGTAGAAACATGTCATATTAGATTAGAACCAAATGCAtctgaaattttgtttattttaaaatataaaaatagtattactAAAACTCATTTATTGCCCATATTAGACTGTGAAATATTACAA actatatataataaagactGTGCTTCAATTAAGCTTTCATCTCAGCCACGAGTATTAGGGGAtgcaatacaaaattttcatcaacatttaattgaaataacacTTGAAGTTTCAACACAAAAgcttttattaagaaattatgttGATGATAGCTctg gttTATCAAATACAACACGTACACAAGTTGCACTTGGAAAGGGAGAATTTGATCAATATGATATTGGTAGTGAAACATCAATTACCTTTTgtatgaaagaatttaaatctattttaacttttgcagaaattgcaaatataccaattattatatattttgaaggaGCAGGAAg acctgttatatttgtattaaaaaatcaatcatttgAAGTAAATTTAGTATTGTCCACATTAAATTCTGATGCAGATAGTCAAACGGAAACAACAATCaataaacaagaagaaaaacttatgagaaaaagaacaataaaCAAACGAgtttctaagaaaaataataataaatctaatagaattaaaaataaatcaattaaatctgATAACATGTTAGGAAATATTACTCTTAGAAAACCACATTCATGTTttatggaggaaaaaaaagaacaaaataattctaaagagCAACTTAATTTACCAGAAACAACAACAAAAGATaatcaaaatgtaaataaagtaaatacttTGCCAATAgaacaaaatattcaagaaaaatttcaaaataattcttcatatAGTTGTgacataattacaaaatttaataaaacatctaTAAGTGAAAAGAAGTTGATAAATTCTGAGTTTacaataacaaaaagaaaatctagaAATGATGAAATTGATAAGCAAGACAATTCACatcatgataatattattgcaatagaaaatgaaataccaAATTCGCCTCCTCCACCAACCAAAAAAGCTCGTTTGATTCttcaaaaatgttttcaaacaACATTTGATCCAAGAACATTACCTGGATATGATATAGTTTTAGCCAAAGATTCAGATGAAGATTGTAgcgaataa